Proteins encoded in a region of the Mesoflavibacter profundi genome:
- a CDS encoding response regulator gives MITKKINILMVEDSITDASLIQRQINKCVEDTEIRLVDDLLKFRHALKTFVPDFVISDYQLVGFNALDVINDLNIIYPKTPVIIITGTLNNEELAADSILNGAAAFLLKNDINNLYKKLEPIFDHLIDKNDKELKRLEKKRIERKKLEEIHATLKNAAKLDLTDENVSTYYEKLIGNISENIKSLLS, from the coding sequence ATGATTACAAAAAAAATAAATATCTTAATGGTAGAAGATTCTATCACAGATGCGTCTTTAATTCAACGACAAATTAATAAGTGTGTAGAAGATACAGAAATTAGACTTGTAGACGATTTACTTAAATTTAGACACGCATTAAAAACCTTTGTGCCGGATTTTGTAATTTCAGATTACCAACTGGTTGGGTTTAATGCGTTAGATGTTATAAATGATTTAAATATAATTTATCCAAAAACACCAGTTATAATCATTACTGGAACTTTAAATAATGAAGAACTTGCTGCCGATTCTATTCTAAATGGTGCAGCTGCTTTTTTATTAAAAAACGACATTAACAATCTATACAAAAAGCTAGAACCAATTTTTGATCATTTAATAGACAAAAACGACAAAGAACTTAAACGATTAGAGAAAAAACGTATTGAAAGAAAAAAGCTAGAAGAAATTCATGCTACATTAAAAAATGCTGCTAAGTTAGATTTAACAGACGAAAATGTTAGCACATATTACGAAAAGTTAATTGGTAATATTTCTGAAAATATTAAATCTCTACTAAGTTAA
- a CDS encoding response regulator gives MKKELKDNIILIEDRDEDIQLIKRIITQTYPNLNLIVINDSEVALEHIKNKKILKHRPKLIILDINMPKINGLELLLEIKINNDYNKIPSIIFSSSTHQNDINNAYSNNINSYVQKPMNYKDLKKVLTATIDYWTNINLS, from the coding sequence ATGAAAAAAGAATTAAAGGATAACATTATATTAATTGAAGATAGAGACGAAGATATTCAACTTATAAAACGTATAATTACGCAAACCTATCCTAACCTAAATTTAATTGTAATAAACGACTCTGAAGTTGCTCTAGAACATATAAAAAACAAAAAAATATTAAAACATAGACCAAAACTAATTATCTTAGATATCAATATGCCAAAAATAAATGGCTTAGAATTATTATTAGAAATTAAAATTAATAACGATTACAATAAAATACCAAGTATAATATTTAGCTCTAGTACGCATCAAAACGACATTAATAACGCTTATTCCAATAACATCAATAGTTATGTACAAAAACCTATGAATTATAAAGATTTAAAAAAGGTACTTACAGCAACAATAGACTATTGGACTAACATAAACTTATCATGA
- a CDS encoding ATP-binding protein translates to MKSYPKITDINKCEDEPIHLIPNVQQFGCLLVLDYKDTIIQCSNNTIDILNIASQELLGTKIDKHISLDLKNTSGNNPIITTCNTIPILINVHEYESYVILDIEQLSDTDWDQFQFQQYMINSLNNLSNCNNLTDLSNNITQTTKDLFDYDRVMLYKFDEHWNGQIIAETKEEHLTSWLGINYPATDIPANARQLFLKQGVRVISNVEETNAALTPTVNCVTNSLTDISKSHFRAASPFHIEYLKNMKVSATLTCAIVNDDKLWGLIACHNYSAKSLSFQKRQACLLYSKMISNQISIKQSNFYLQKINNHSTVRLKLVENMSEKWDLIKGLTQHNVTGLNLLESDSFIIAYNDTIYNLGNTLEQTILKKLIKELEQLTKQSDYFISNNISEDINWLKTYSKDISGVMYFRISKKSNESVLWIRKEKIDTKIWGGNLDKINIEKETNSRLSPRKSFEKWSQYVKHTAIKWEAHEVSAAKALVNDIKNIIVTKFSEVNKLNKQLRNLNQELESFSYSVSHDLRGPLRGIDGFANILKEDYFDVLDDFGKESVETIINSAEKMNSLMDDILSYSGLSKVDKIDDYHNLNNIISDVLKDNDLLKNNPKTNIIINPNLPEIFGDKMMIYQLISNLITNAFKYSSKVDNPKIEIDYYNDGEKNIYFVKDNGIGFKPEYSKKIFGVFMRLTNKDYSGTGVGLAIAQRIVYRHSGDIWAESQLNKGAKFNFYFGQNEKRIKG, encoded by the coding sequence TTGAAATCTTATCCCAAAATAACTGACATTAATAAATGTGAAGACGAGCCTATTCACTTAATACCAAATGTTCAACAATTTGGTTGTTTATTAGTATTAGATTATAAAGACACTATAATCCAATGTAGCAACAATACAATAGATATTTTAAATATTGCTTCTCAAGAGTTACTAGGTACTAAAATTGATAAGCATATATCTTTGGATTTAAAAAATACTTCTGGTAACAATCCAATAATAACGACTTGCAATACAATACCTATTTTAATAAATGTTCATGAATATGAAAGTTATGTTATTTTAGATATAGAGCAGTTAAGTGATACAGATTGGGATCAATTTCAGTTTCAACAATACATGATAAATAGTTTAAATAATTTATCTAATTGCAATAATTTAACCGATTTATCCAACAACATCACACAAACTACAAAAGATTTATTTGATTATGATCGTGTAATGCTGTACAAGTTTGACGAGCATTGGAACGGTCAAATCATTGCTGAAACTAAAGAAGAACATTTAACATCATGGTTAGGAATTAATTATCCTGCAACAGATATTCCCGCAAATGCCAGACAATTGTTTTTAAAACAAGGTGTAAGAGTTATTTCTAATGTTGAAGAAACTAATGCCGCTTTAACACCAACGGTAAATTGTGTGACTAACAGTCTAACAGATATTTCTAAATCACATTTTAGAGCCGCTTCACCATTTCATATAGAATACTTAAAAAATATGAAAGTTAGCGCTACACTAACTTGTGCGATTGTTAATGATGATAAACTTTGGGGATTAATTGCATGTCATAACTATTCGGCTAAATCCTTAAGTTTTCAAAAACGTCAAGCTTGTTTGTTATACTCGAAGATGATTTCTAATCAAATAAGCATAAAACAATCTAATTTTTACTTACAAAAAATTAATAACCATTCTACAGTTAGATTAAAACTTGTAGAAAATATGAGTGAGAAATGGGATTTAATCAAAGGGCTAACGCAACATAATGTTACAGGATTAAACCTTTTAGAATCAGATAGTTTTATTATAGCATATAACGATACAATTTATAATCTAGGAAACACGTTAGAGCAAACTATTTTAAAAAAATTAATAAAAGAATTAGAGCAATTAACTAAACAAAGTGATTATTTTATTTCAAATAACATTAGTGAAGATATAAATTGGTTAAAAACGTATAGTAAAGATATATCTGGTGTTATGTATTTTAGAATTTCTAAAAAAAGTAACGAATCTGTTCTTTGGATTAGAAAAGAAAAAATAGACACTAAAATTTGGGGCGGAAATCTTGATAAAATTAATATAGAAAAAGAGACTAATAGCAGATTATCACCAAGAAAATCTTTCGAAAAATGGTCACAATATGTAAAGCATACCGCAATAAAATGGGAAGCTCACGAAGTGTCTGCAGCAAAAGCATTAGTTAATGATATAAAAAACATTATTGTCACCAAGTTTAGTGAGGTCAATAAATTAAACAAACAATTAAGAAACCTTAATCAAGAATTAGAAAGTTTTAGCTACAGTGTAAGTCACGATTTAAGAGGTCCATTACGTGGTATCGATGGTTTTGCAAACATTTTAAAAGAAGATTATTTTGATGTTTTGGATGACTTTGGGAAAGAATCTGTAGAAACTATTATTAATTCTGCCGAAAAAATGAACAGCTTAATGGACGATATATTAAGCTACAGTGGATTAAGTAAAGTAGATAAAATAGACGATTATCACAACTTAAACAATATCATATCTGACGTTTTAAAAGATAACGATTTATTAAAAAACAACCCAAAAACAAATATTATAATAAACCCTAATTTACCAGAAATTTTTGGTGACAAAATGATGATTTATCAGCTTATCTCCAATCTAATAACCAATGCGTTTAAATATTCTAGTAAAGTAGATAATCCTAAAATTGAAATAGATTACTACAACGACGGAGAAAAAAATATTTATTTCGTAAAAGATAATGGTATAGGTTTTAAACCAGAATACAGCAAAAAAATATTTGGTGTATTTATGCGATTAACCAATAAAGACTATTCTGGAACAGGAGTTGGATTAGCAATTGCACAACGTATAGTGTACAGACATAGTGGTGATATTTGGGCAGAATCACAATTAAATAAAGGCGCGAAATTTAATTTTTACTTTGGACAAAATGAAAAAAGAATTAAAGGATAA
- a CDS encoding TlpA family protein disulfide reductase: MKKILMCLAGLAIIACKEEPKDYVTFSGKITNPNSDSLYVFQGRNYNKTLKVNEDGTFNDTLKVNTGIYMIYDGNEQTAVYLKNGAEINMTIDTKQFDESVKFTGKGSESSNYLAEKALFQEDLINPGLFDYEKEEFTKEVEKIQSKMNSFLAEREAGLDSLLLANEKSTISQFTPGITGAYEQQKMQAEMRAKQFADLIGKPAPNFNFENVKGGKTTLADLKGKYTYIDVWATWCGPCIREIPYLKELEKDMHDKNIQFVSISVDDGRGYKNDAAAAREGWIKMVADKDLGGIQLLSDAGWKADFIQGFKINSIPRFLLLDPKGNVVDADAKRPSSPKLKEYLNGLENM, translated from the coding sequence ATGAAAAAAATATTAATGTGCTTAGCAGGATTAGCAATTATAGCCTGCAAAGAAGAACCTAAAGATTATGTTACTTTTTCTGGTAAAATCACTAACCCTAACAGTGATTCTTTATACGTTTTTCAAGGAAGAAACTATAATAAAACTTTAAAAGTTAACGAAGATGGTACTTTTAACGATACTTTAAAAGTTAACACAGGAATATACATGATCTATGACGGTAACGAGCAAACTGCTGTTTACTTAAAAAATGGTGCCGAAATTAACATGACAATTGACACAAAACAATTTGACGAGTCTGTTAAATTTACTGGTAAAGGCTCTGAAAGTTCTAATTATTTAGCCGAAAAAGCATTGTTCCAAGAAGATTTAATAAATCCTGGACTTTTTGATTATGAAAAAGAAGAATTTACTAAAGAAGTAGAAAAGATTCAATCTAAAATGAATTCGTTTTTAGCAGAAAGAGAAGCTGGTTTAGACTCTTTATTACTTGCTAACGAAAAATCTACTATTAGCCAATTTACTCCTGGTATTACTGGTGCTTACGAACAGCAAAAAATGCAAGCAGAAATGCGTGCAAAACAATTTGCAGATCTAATTGGTAAACCTGCACCAAACTTTAATTTTGAAAATGTAAAAGGTGGTAAAACTACTCTAGCTGATTTAAAAGGTAAATATACTTACATAGATGTTTGGGCAACTTGGTGTGGACCTTGTATTAGAGAAATTCCTTATTTAAAAGAATTAGAAAAAGATATGCACGATAAAAACATTCAGTTTGTAAGTATATCTGTTGATGATGGTAGAGGCTATAAAAACGATGCTGCTGCTGCAAGAGAAGGTTGGATTAAAATGGTGGCAGATAAAGATTTAGGTGGTATTCAATTATTATCTGATGCTGGTTGGAAAGCAGATTTTATTCAAGGTTTTAAAATTAATTCTATACCTAGATTTTTATTATTAGATCCAAAAGGTAATGTTGTAGATGCAGATGCTAAAAGACCTTCTAGCCCAAAGCTAAAAGAATATCTTAATGGATTAGAAAACATGTAG
- the hutH gene encoding histidine ammonia-lyase produces the protein MNNIHYISSNPLDLATIQSIILEEKQLELSNEAIDKIENCRAYLDDKLKAETQPIYGINTGFGSLYNVKISKDNLTKLQENLMMSHACGTGDVVPNQVVKLMLLLKIQSLSYGHSGVQLQTVQRLIAFFNHNILPIVYTQGSLGASGDLAPLAHLSLPLIGKGKVWYKDAILDAEDLNTFFKWDVIKLQSKEGLALLNGTQFMSAYGIYLLLKSYKLSYLADLIGSISLEAFDGRIEPFDELIHLVRPHNGQLKTAERIRAFVEGSEIIQQEKQHVQDPYSFRCIPQVHGATKDTLAFVEKTFITEINSVTDNPNIFAKEDKIISGGNFHGQPLALALDYLKIAMSELGNISERRVFQLVSGLRGLPAFLVDNPGLNSGFMIPQYTAASIVSANKQLASPASIDSIVSSNGQEDHVSMGANAATQAYSLIHNVERVLAIELFNASQALCFRLPLQSSSFIESFLQSYRVEVPFVKEDEVLHDDIEASILFIKHLEIDSEVLFD, from the coding sequence ATGAATAACATACATTATATATCTTCTAATCCATTAGATTTAGCAACAATACAATCGATAATTTTAGAAGAAAAGCAATTAGAATTATCTAACGAGGCTATTGATAAAATTGAAAATTGTAGAGCTTATTTAGATGATAAATTAAAGGCAGAAACACAACCAATTTATGGGATAAATACTGGTTTTGGTTCTTTATATAATGTAAAGATTAGTAAAGACAACTTAACTAAACTGCAAGAAAACCTAATGATGTCGCATGCATGTGGTACAGGTGATGTAGTACCAAATCAGGTTGTCAAGCTTATGTTACTTCTTAAAATACAATCTTTAAGTTATGGTCATTCTGGTGTGCAATTACAAACAGTACAACGCTTAATTGCATTTTTTAATCATAATATTTTACCAATTGTTTATACGCAAGGTTCTTTAGGTGCTTCTGGTGATTTGGCGCCTTTAGCACATTTATCTTTACCACTAATTGGAAAAGGTAAAGTTTGGTATAAAGATGCAATTTTAGATGCAGAAGATTTAAACACGTTTTTTAAATGGGATGTAATAAAACTGCAATCTAAAGAAGGATTAGCACTACTTAATGGTACACAATTTATGAGTGCTTATGGTATTTATTTACTATTAAAGTCTTATAAATTATCTTATTTAGCAGATTTAATTGGAAGTATTTCTCTTGAAGCTTTTGATGGTAGAATAGAGCCTTTTGACGAGTTAATTCACTTGGTTAGACCACATAATGGACAGTTAAAAACTGCTGAAAGAATAAGAGCTTTTGTAGAAGGAAGTGAAATTATACAGCAAGAAAAACAACATGTGCAAGATCCTTATAGCTTTAGGTGTATACCACAAGTACATGGAGCAACAAAAGATACACTAGCTTTTGTAGAAAAAACATTTATTACCGAAATTAACTCGGTTACGGATAATCCAAACATTTTTGCAAAAGAAGACAAAATAATTTCTGGAGGTAATTTTCATGGGCAACCATTAGCATTGGCATTAGATTATCTTAAAATTGCTATGTCGGAATTAGGAAATATTTCCGAAAGACGTGTCTTTCAATTGGTTTCTGGATTAAGAGGTTTACCAGCATTTTTAGTAGACAATCCAGGTTTAAACAGTGGTTTTATGATACCGCAATACACAGCAGCAAGTATTGTTAGTGCTAATAAGCAATTAGCAAGTCCTGCAAGTATAGATAGTATTGTGTCTAGTAATGGTCAAGAAGATCATGTAAGTATGGGCGCAAATGCAGCAACACAAGCATATAGTTTAATACATAATGTAGAACGTGTATTAGCTATAGAATTATTTAATGCTTCTCAAGCTTTATGTTTTAGATTGCCATTACAATCGTCTAGTTTTATAGAGTCTTTTTTACAAAGCTATAGGGTAGAAGTCCCTTTTGTTAAAGAAGATGAAGTGTTACACGACGATATTGAAGCGTCTATTTTATTTATCAAACATCTAGAAATAGATTCTGAAGTGTTATTTGACTAA
- a CDS encoding ATP-dependent Clp protease ATP-binding subunit, with the protein MDDNFSPRVKDVIAYSKEEALRLGHDFIGTEHLMLGLLRDGNGKAINILNALDIDLNHLRRKVEILSPANPNTTITSNEKKNLHLTRQAERALKTTFLEAKLFQSTSINTAHLLLCILRNENDPTTKLLNKLKVDYDNVKDQFKSMITNDDNYDDITGSPKAEFPDDDAQQDDASKDIFNSPTSKTNKKSKTPVLDNFGRDLTAMAEEGKLDPVVGREKEIERVSQILSRRKKNNPLLIGEPGVGKSAIAEGLANRIVKRKVSRILFNKRVVTLDLASLVAGTKYRGQFEERMKAVMNELEKNDDVILFIDEIHTIVGAGGATGSLDASNMFKPALARGEIQCIGATTLDEYRQYIEKDGALERRFQKVIVEPTSVEETIEILNNIKPKYEDHHNVEYTPEAIEACVKLTNRYMTDRFLPDKAIDALDEAGSRVHITNIDVPKQIIELEKKLEEVRETKNSVVKKQKYEEAARLRDDEKRLEKELAVAQEKWEEETKLHRETVTEDNVADVISMMTGVPVNRIAQTESNKLAQLPELITGKVIGQDDAVTKVVKAIQRNRAGLKDPNKPIGSFIFLGQTGVGKTQLAKVLSKQLFDSEESLIRIDMSEYMEKFAISRLIGAPPGYVGYEEGGQLTEKVRRKPYSVVLLDEIEKAHPDVFNMLLQVLDDGYLTDSLGRKIDFRNTIIIMTSNIGARKLKDFGTGIGFGTSSQKAQEDANARSVIENALKKSFAPEFLNRIDDVIVFNALEQEDINKIIDIELDKLLKRIDGLGYKLQLTKEAKMFIAEKGFDKQYGARPLKRAIQKYIEDALAEEIITSKLHEGDKIVMDLDKSSNEITISIETSEKTKES; encoded by the coding sequence ATGGATGATAATTTTTCACCAAGAGTAAAAGATGTAATAGCTTACAGTAAAGAAGAAGCCTTAAGATTAGGGCACGACTTTATAGGTACAGAACATCTTATGCTTGGACTTTTAAGAGATGGTAATGGCAAGGCAATAAATATTTTAAATGCGCTAGATATTGATTTAAATCATTTAAGGCGTAAAGTTGAAATATTAAGTCCTGCAAACCCAAATACAACAATAACTTCTAACGAAAAGAAAAACTTGCATTTAACGCGACAAGCAGAACGTGCATTAAAAACTACTTTTTTAGAAGCTAAATTATTTCAAAGTACATCGATAAATACAGCACATTTACTATTGTGCATTTTAAGAAACGAAAATGATCCTACGACCAAGTTATTAAATAAACTTAAAGTGGATTATGATAATGTAAAAGATCAATTTAAGTCTATGATTACAAACGACGACAACTACGATGATATCACAGGAAGCCCAAAAGCAGAGTTTCCTGATGATGATGCACAACAAGATGATGCATCAAAAGACATATTTAACTCACCAACATCTAAAACCAATAAAAAATCTAAAACTCCTGTTTTAGATAATTTTGGACGTGATCTTACTGCTATGGCAGAAGAAGGTAAATTAGATCCTGTTGTTGGAAGAGAAAAAGAAATAGAACGCGTATCTCAAATTCTTTCTAGACGTAAAAAGAACAACCCATTACTTATTGGCGAACCTGGTGTTGGTAAATCTGCAATTGCTGAAGGATTAGCTAATAGAATTGTTAAAAGAAAAGTATCAAGAATTTTATTTAACAAACGCGTTGTTACATTAGACTTAGCCAGTTTAGTTGCAGGTACAAAATACAGAGGTCAGTTTGAAGAACGAATGAAAGCTGTAATGAACGAGCTAGAAAAAAATGATGACGTTATTCTATTTATAGATGAAATTCACACAATAGTTGGTGCTGGCGGCGCAACAGGAAGTTTAGATGCTTCTAATATGTTTAAACCTGCATTAGCAAGAGGCGAAATACAATGTATAGGCGCTACAACACTAGACGAATATAGACAATACATAGAAAAAGATGGTGCATTAGAGCGTCGTTTTCAAAAAGTAATAGTCGAACCAACTAGTGTTGAAGAAACTATAGAAATACTTAATAATATTAAGCCTAAGTATGAAGATCATCATAATGTAGAGTATACACCAGAAGCTATAGAAGCTTGTGTAAAACTTACTAATAGATACATGACAGATCGTTTTCTTCCAGATAAAGCTATAGATGCTTTAGATGAAGCTGGATCTAGAGTGCATATTACTAATATTGATGTTCCTAAGCAGATTATCGAGCTAGAAAAAAAGCTTGAAGAAGTTAGAGAAACTAAAAATTCGGTAGTAAAAAAGCAAAAATACGAAGAAGCTGCTAGATTACGTGATGACGAAAAACGTCTAGAAAAAGAACTAGCTGTTGCTCAAGAAAAATGGGAAGAAGAAACCAAATTACACCGCGAAACTGTAACAGAAGATAACGTTGCAGATGTTATTTCTATGATGACTGGTGTTCCTGTAAATAGAATTGCTCAAACCGAGAGTAATAAATTAGCACAATTACCAGAACTTATTACAGGAAAAGTAATTGGTCAAGACGATGCAGTAACTAAAGTAGTTAAAGCAATTCAACGTAATCGTGCTGGATTAAAAGATCCAAATAAACCAATTGGTTCGTTTATCTTTTTAGGACAAACTGGTGTTGGTAAAACACAGTTAGCAAAAGTACTTTCTAAACAATTATTTGATAGCGAAGAGTCTTTAATTAGAATAGACATGAGTGAATACATGGAAAAATTCGCAATTTCTAGATTAATTGGTGCTCCTCCAGGATATGTTGGTTATGAGGAAGGTGGACAACTTACAGAAAAAGTAAGACGTAAACCTTATTCTGTAGTTCTTCTAGACGAAATTGAAAAAGCGCATCCAGATGTCTTTAATATGTTATTACAAGTATTAGATGATGGATATTTAACTGATAGTTTAGGAAGAAAAATAGATTTTAGAAACACTATCATTATTATGACTTCTAATATTGGTGCCAGAAAATTAAAAGATTTTGGTACAGGTATAGGATTTGGTACTTCTTCGCAAAAGGCGCAAGAAGATGCAAATGCAAGAAGTGTCATAGAAAATGCATTAAAAAAATCTTTTGCACCAGAATTTTTAAACAGAATAGACGATGTCATTGTATTTAATGCTTTAGAACAAGAAGATATTAACAAGATTATTGATATAGAACTTGATAAGCTACTAAAACGCATAGATGGTTTAGGCTACAAATTACAATTAACTAAAGAGGCTAAAATGTTTATTGCTGAAAAAGGTTTTGACAAACAATATGGCGCAAGACCTTTAAAACGTGCAATACAAAAATATATTGAAGATGCCTTAGCTGAAGAAATAATTACTTCAAAATTACACGAAGGCGATAAGATTGTAATGGATTTAGATAAAAGTTCAAATGAAATTACAATTTCTATAGAAACTTCAGAAAAAACAAAGGAATCTTAA
- the gyrA gene encoding DNA gyrase subunit A, protein MAEGEKLIPINIEDEMKSAYIDYSMSVIVSRALPDVRDGLKPVHRRVLYGMHELGVRSNTAHKKSARIVGEVLGKYHPHGDTSVYDTMVRMAQEWSLRYMLIDGQGNFGSVDGDSPAAMRYTEARMRKISEDMLADIDKETVDHKLNFDDTLEEPTVLPTRIPGLLINGASGIAVGMATNMPPHNLSEVVDGTIAYIDNNDIEIDELMTHIKAPDFPTGGTIYGYDGVKEAFHTGRGRIVMRGKANIEEVNGRECIIVNEIPYQVNKADMIKKTADLINDKKLEGISSIRDESDRNGMRIVYVLKRDAIPNIVLNKLYKYTALQSSFSVNNIALVNGKPELLNLKDLIHHFVEHRHDVVVRRTKYELRKAEERAHILEGLIIASDNIDEVIAIIRASSNADEAREKLIERFKLSEIQAKAIVDMRLRQLTGLEQDKLRSEYEEIVKTIEDLKDILDKKDRRMDIIKDELLVVKEKYGDERRSVIEYAGGDLSIEDMIPDEQVVITISHAGYIKRTSLTEYKTQNRGGVGQKASTTRNEDFLEHLFVGTNHQYMLFFTQKGKCFWMRVYEIPEGSRTSKGRAIQNLINIEQDDKVMAFICTQDLKDEDYINSHYVIMATKQGQVKKTALEQYSRPRTNGINAITIKDNDELLEAKLTTGNSQVMLALKSGKAIRFEEAKTRPMGRNASGVRGITLGSDTDEVIGMVTIENPQEETVLVVSENGYGKRTYIDDPETGDEIYRITNRGGKGVKTISITEKTGNLVAIKSVTDSDDLMIINKSGIAIRLALENLRIMGRATQGVRLINLKGKDSIAAVAKVMKDEDEETEDIELTDLENTENLDSGTTIDTNEEE, encoded by the coding sequence ATGGCAGAAGGAGAAAAACTCATTCCGATTAACATTGAAGATGAAATGAAATCAGCCTACATTGATTATTCAATGTCGGTCATTGTGTCACGTGCACTTCCAGATGTAAGAGATGGTTTAAAGCCAGTACATAGACGTGTACTTTATGGTATGCACGAATTAGGTGTAAGATCTAATACAGCACATAAAAAATCTGCAAGAATAGTTGGAGAAGTTTTAGGTAAGTATCATCCACACGGAGATACTTCGGTATATGACACCATGGTGCGTATGGCACAAGAATGGAGTTTACGTTATATGCTTATAGATGGTCAAGGTAACTTTGGATCTGTAGATGGCGATAGTCCTGCAGCAATGCGTTATACGGAAGCACGTATGCGTAAAATATCTGAAGACATGTTGGCAGATATTGATAAAGAAACTGTAGATCATAAGTTAAATTTTGACGACACGTTAGAAGAACCAACTGTTTTACCAACACGTATTCCAGGTCTTTTAATTAATGGTGCATCTGGTATTGCAGTAGGTATGGCTACTAATATGCCACCTCATAATTTATCTGAAGTTGTTGATGGTACAATAGCATATATAGATAATAACGATATCGAGATTGATGAGTTAATGACTCATATAAAAGCTCCAGATTTTCCAACAGGAGGAACTATTTATGGATACGATGGTGTAAAAGAAGCTTTTCATACAGGTCGCGGACGTATAGTCATGCGAGGAAAAGCAAACATTGAAGAAGTAAATGGTCGTGAGTGTATTATCGTAAATGAAATACCTTATCAAGTTAATAAAGCAGATATGATTAAGAAAACTGCAGACTTGATAAATGATAAAAAATTAGAAGGAATATCTTCAATACGTGATGAATCTGACCGTAACGGTATGCGAATTGTTTACGTATTAAAAAGAGATGCTATTCCTAATATTGTACTTAACAAACTATATAAATATACCGCTTTACAATCTTCATTTAGTGTAAATAATATTGCATTAGTTAACGGAAAACCAGAATTATTAAACCTAAAAGATTTAATACATCATTTTGTAGAGCATAGACATGATGTAGTAGTAAGACGTACAAAATACGAACTACGTAAAGCAGAAGAACGCGCTCACATTTTAGAAGGATTAATAATTGCTTCAGATAATATAGACGAAGTTATAGCTATTATTAGAGCTTCTTCTAATGCAGATGAAGCTAGAGAAAAGTTAATAGAACGTTTCAAACTTTCTGAAATACAAGCAAAAGCTATTGTAGATATGCGTCTACGTCAATTAACAGGACTAGAGCAAGATAAATTACGTAGTGAGTATGAAGAAATAGTAAAAACTATAGAAGACTTAAAAGATATCTTAGATAAAAAAGATCGTAGAATGGATATCATTAAGGACGAGTTATTAGTAGTTAAAGAAAAATATGGTGACGAGCGTAGATCTGTTATAGAATATGCTGGAGGAGATTTAAGTATTGAAGATATGATCCCAGACGAGCAAGTAGTAATTACTATTTCGCATGCTGGATATATTAAACGTACATCTTTAACTGAATATAAAACACAAAATAGAGGCGGCGTTGGCCAAAAAGCTTCTACTACAAGAAACGAAGACTTTTTAGAGCATTTATTTGTTGGAACAAACCACCAATATATGTTGTTCTTCACACAAAAAGGGAAGTGTTTCTGGATGCGTGTTTACGAAATACCTGAAGGTTCAAGAACATCAAAAGGTAGAGCAATACAAAACCTTATTAATATTGAACAAGATGATAAGGTTATGGCATTTATCTGTACTCAAGACCTAAAAGATGAGGATTACATAAATTCTCATTATGTCATAATGGCAACTAAACAAGGTCAGGTTAAGAAAACAGCTTTAGAGCAATACTCTAGACCTCGTACTAACGGAATTAACGCAATTACCATTAAAGATAATGACGAGTTACTAGAAGCAAAACTTACAACAGGAAACAGTCAAGTAATGCTAGCTTTAAAATCTGGTAAAGCTATTAGATTTGAAGAAGCTAAGACACGTCCAATGGGTAGAAATGCTTCAGGAGTTAGAGGTATTACTTTAGGTAGTGATACAGATGAAGTAATAGGAATGGTAACGATAGAAAATCCGCAAGAAGAAACAGTTCTTGTAGTATCAGAAAACGGTTATGGTAAAAGAACTTATATAGACGATCCAGAAACTGGAGACGAAATTTACCGTATAACAAATAGAGGCGGTAAAGGTGTAAAAACAATATCTATTACAGAAAAAACAGGTAATCTAGTAGCTATAAAAAGTGTAACAGATTCTGATGATTTAATGATTATAAACAAATCGGGAATTGCAATAAGATTAGCACTAGAAAACTTACGTATTATGGGTAGAGCTACTCAAGGTGTTAGACTAATTAATCTAAAAGGAAAAGATTCTATCGCAGCAGTCGCAAAAGTGATGAAAGACGAAGATGAAGAAACTGAAGATATAGAACTAACAGATCTTGAAAATACAGAAAATTTAGATAGTGGCACAACTATTGATACTAACGAAGAAGAATAA